The proteins below are encoded in one region of Acetoanaerobium noterae:
- a CDS encoding YggS family pyridoxal phosphate-dependent enzyme → MSQIKTNIEFVKEEIKKTLNKCERNDDVTLIAVSKTVGVEQINEALDSGIENLGENKVQEVEKKHPNVSKKAIWHLIGTLQTNKVKYIIKTIDLIHSLDRIPLAKEIDKRAKENDLIMDCLVQVNISLEDSKHGLLAEDVEAFVKEVSLNYNNIRIVGLMGMAPFEAEPEQTRPYFKKLKNLFDELSSLSLENVEMKYLSMGMTNDYKIAIEEGSNMIRVGTGIFGERNYV, encoded by the coding sequence ATGAGTCAAATTAAGACTAATATTGAATTTGTAAAAGAAGAAATAAAAAAGACACTAAATAAATGCGAAAGAAATGACGATGTAACTCTCATAGCTGTGAGTAAAACTGTAGGGGTCGAACAAATAAATGAGGCTTTAGACTCAGGAATTGAAAATTTGGGTGAGAATAAAGTCCAAGAGGTAGAAAAAAAACATCCAAATGTATCAAAAAAAGCCATTTGGCACCTTATTGGCACTTTACAGACTAACAAAGTAAAATATATAATAAAGACAATAGACTTAATTCATTCATTAGATAGAATACCTCTTGCAAAAGAAATTGATAAAAGAGCTAAAGAAAACGATTTAATCATGGATTGTCTCGTTCAAGTGAATATATCACTTGAGGATTCAAAGCATGGGTTACTTGCAGAGGATGTTGAGGCTTTTGTTAAAGAGGTTTCTTTGAACTATAATAATATAAGAATTGTAGGACTTATGGGAATGGCTCCCTTTGAAGCTGAACCAGAGCAAACTAGACCTTATTTTAAAAAGTTAAAAAACCTATTTGATGAATTGTCAAGTTTATCACTTGAAAATGTAGAGATGAAGTATCTTTCGATGGGCATGACCAATGACTATAAAATAGCAATAGAAGAAGGCTCTAACATGATAAGAGTAGGAACAGGCATTTTTGGTGAAAGAAATTATGTATAG
- a CDS encoding HlyD family efflux transporter periplasmic adaptor subunit, with amino-acid sequence MPKSKKKRFNLLYFLIFGFMLYFCFHVYFVVNAATIKTYTLDLGEISNTIEKDVLILREEYQLKAPSAGYVSYFVDEGDRVKRADLVAKIQNEELSGDEQSTLQILNRRINELKNNAAIQNPEKEIEEINNKIDFLYTDISHRIAENDISYIPDLKEQILTLMDRKKLLTGASSLGNMTVEQLESKKAEIQNKLSSEKFYIKSVNPGVLAFYSDGLQDEFSIINKDKLSVTKINKFQDKNLVSESESVNQGDVIASIINNHMWYLATEVTPEDIKVIERGKAVEIIIDKETIKAKLEDFYKGEDEKFVGLFSIEDENFDFTKKRKYKAQICYENPSGLLIPKETVTNYENKKGVFIVNEVGSAVFKPIDTIAGENEKYYVLRYDPNALQNSENINLYDELIVSPKNIKDGQRVR; translated from the coding sequence ATGCCAAAGTCAAAAAAGAAACGTTTTAATTTATTATATTTTTTAATATTTGGTTTTATGCTGTATTTTTGCTTTCATGTATACTTTGTTGTAAATGCGGCTACTATTAAAACTTACACTTTAGATTTGGGAGAAATATCTAATACTATAGAAAAAGATGTACTTATCCTAAGAGAAGAATATCAGCTTAAGGCTCCATCTGCAGGATATGTATCCTACTTTGTAGATGAGGGAGATAGAGTTAAAAGAGCAGATTTGGTAGCAAAAATTCAAAATGAAGAGCTAAGTGGAGATGAACAGTCGACACTTCAGATTTTAAACAGAAGGATAAATGAGTTGAAAAACAACGCAGCTATTCAAAACCCTGAAAAAGAAATTGAAGAGATAAATAATAAAATTGATTTTTTATATACTGATATATCTCATAGAATTGCTGAAAATGATATATCTTATATACCAGATTTAAAAGAGCAAATTCTTACGCTTATGGATAGAAAAAAGCTTCTAACAGGTGCATCGAGTCTAGGAAACATGACTGTGGAGCAGCTTGAATCAAAAAAAGCTGAAATTCAGAATAAGCTTAGCTCGGAAAAATTTTATATAAAATCTGTTAATCCTGGAGTTTTAGCTTTTTATAGCGACGGTTTACAAGATGAATTTTCTATTATAAATAAAGACAAGCTATCTGTTACAAAAATAAATAAATTTCAAGATAAAAATCTAGTATCAGAAAGCGAAAGTGTCAATCAAGGAGATGTAATAGCATCTATTATCAACAACCACATGTGGTACTTAGCTACTGAAGTTACACCTGAGGATATTAAGGTAATAGAAAGAGGCAAAGCAGTTGAAATCATTATTGATAAGGAAACTATTAAAGCAAAGCTAGAAGACTTTTATAAAGGCGAAGATGAAAAATTTGTTGGGCTATTCAGTATTGAAGATGAAAATTTTGATTTTACTAAAAAGAGAAAGTATAAGGCTCAAATTTGCTATGAAAATCCTAGCGGCTTATTGATTCCAAAAGAAACTGTTACTAATTATGAAAACAAAAAAGGGGTATTTATAGTAAATGAGGTTGGAAGTGCTGTATTTAAGCCTATTGATACTATAGCTGGAGAAAATGAAAAATATTATGTATTGAGGTATGACCCTAATGCCTTACAAAACTCAGAAAATATAAATCTTTATGATGAGCTTATAGTATCTCCTAAAAATATAAAAGATGGACAGAGGGTGAGATAA
- a CDS encoding NAD(P)H-dependent glycerol-3-phosphate dehydrogenase — translation MDTICIMGAGSWGSALALLLNNNGHKVNLYVRNESQANEMINTNKNSKYLGDIIIPSEINIFTDLDSATKDASVIVLAVSSQATRAAVLSLQNKISSNVILVNVSKGLEKGTNKRISEVVGELLPSNSFVVLSGPSHAEEVAVKMPTTVVAASENIEAAEYIQDVFSSEFFRVYTNPDVIGVELGGALKNIIAFGSGIIDGLGYGDNTKAGIMTRGLAEIARLGVALGADISTFAGLSGIGDLIVTCTSMHSRNRRAGIMIGQGKTLEETLAEIQMVVEGITATEVAYNLALEKNIDMPITAEIYKVLYEGKDIKETIKSLMTRTKKHETEDLIHLKYSEF, via the coding sequence ATGGATACTATTTGTATTATGGGAGCAGGAAGCTGGGGAAGTGCCTTAGCTTTGCTTTTAAATAATAATGGACATAAAGTGAACCTATATGTTAGAAATGAATCTCAAGCAAATGAAATGATTAATACAAATAAGAACAGCAAATATCTAGGAGATATAATTATACCTTCTGAGATAAATATTTTTACAGATTTAGACTCAGCGACCAAGGATGCATCAGTAATAGTGCTAGCTGTCTCTTCTCAAGCTACTAGAGCAGCTGTTTTGAGTCTCCAAAATAAAATCAGTTCAAATGTAATTTTAGTAAATGTATCGAAAGGCTTGGAAAAAGGCACTAATAAAAGAATATCTGAGGTTGTAGGAGAGCTTTTGCCAAGCAATAGTTTCGTGGTTCTATCAGGACCATCTCATGCAGAAGAGGTTGCAGTAAAAATGCCTACGACTGTTGTAGCAGCTTCTGAAAATATTGAAGCAGCTGAGTATATTCAGGATGTTTTTAGCAGTGAGTTTTTTAGAGTTTATACAAATCCAGATGTAATTGGAGTAGAGCTTGGAGGAGCCTTAAAAAATATCATAGCCTTTGGAAGTGGAATTATCGATGGACTAGGCTATGGAGATAATACAAAGGCTGGAATAATGACTAGAGGACTTGCTGAAATAGCTAGGCTAGGAGTTGCTCTAGGGGCTGATATATCCACTTTTGCAGGTCTATCAGGTATAGGAGATTTAATTGTAACCTGTACATCTATGCACTCAAGAAATAGAAGAGCTGGAATAATGATAGGTCAAGGTAAAACTTTAGAGGAAACCCTAGCAGAAATACAAATGGTAGTTGAAGGGATAACTGCAACTGAGGTAGCCTATAATCTAGCTCTAGAAAAAAACATAGATATGCCTATAACAGCTGAAATATATAAGGTTTTATACGAAGGCAAAGACATTAAAGAAACTATAAAAAGTCTAATGACTAGAACAAAAAAACATGAGACTGAGGACTTGATTCATTTAAAATATTCAGAGTTTTAA
- the plsY gene encoding glycerol-3-phosphate 1-O-acyltransferase PlsY, with the protein MSWISIVLISYLLGNISPSYFIGKKFKNLDIREHGSGNAGTTNTLRVLGAKYALIVFVIDFLKGLIATQIGYKAGGLEFALVAAVAVVFGHVFPVLLKFKGGKGVATSVGALLGLFPIYGLIALLLAIALIMKTRYVSLGSIVGMSTLPFILYSARQPRESIITSIVLAGFIIFTHRENIKRLINKTERKLGEKTK; encoded by the coding sequence ATGAGCTGGATTTCGATAGTATTGATAAGTTATTTATTAGGAAACATTTCACCATCGTATTTTATAGGTAAAAAATTTAAAAATTTAGATATAAGAGAGCATGGTTCAGGAAACGCTGGAACTACAAATACACTTAGAGTGTTGGGAGCAAAATATGCGCTCATAGTTTTTGTGATTGATTTTCTAAAAGGTCTAATTGCAACGCAGATAGGCTACAAAGCAGGCGGACTGGAGTTTGCTCTAGTTGCTGCAGTGGCTGTTGTATTTGGACATGTTTTTCCGGTACTGCTTAAGTTCAAAGGTGGTAAAGGAGTAGCAACTAGTGTTGGAGCACTTCTTGGCCTATTTCCTATTTATGGACTTATCGCGCTTTTGCTTGCGATAGCGCTTATAATGAAGACAAGATATGTATCACTTGGCTCTATTGTGGGTATGTCAACGCTTCCATTTATTTTATACTCAGCGCGTCAGCCTAGAGAATCAATTATAACTAGCATTGTTTTGGCAGGGTTTATTATATTTACTCATAGAGAAAATATTAAAAGACTCATAAACAAAACTGAGAGAAAATTAGGAGAGAAAACAAAGTAG
- the der gene encoding ribosome biogenesis GTPase Der, translating into MNPIVAIVGRPNVGKSTLFNRIAGERIAIVEDTPGVTRDRIYAQAEWVSKHFTIIDTGGIEPDSEELIPKKMRQQAELAMDMAQVILFVVDGKAGLTPSDRDVALMLLKTKKPVLLVVNKVDNKNLPDDFYDFYELGFGEPIPVSSSIGLGTGDLLDEVVKNFPQDMDTELDEDVVKVAIVGKPNAGKSSILNRLIGEERVIVSPIAGTTRDAIDTYIEMDGKKYLFIDTAGIRRKSKVYENIEKYSVIRAYASVEKADVVLTVIDATEGISEQDSKIAGLAHDAGKASIVVVNKWDLIEKDNHSVKEYTKKIREELPFMQYCPILFVSALTSQRMGKIKETVDFIFDEASKRVATGVLNDVIGEAVMMNQPPSDKGKRLKIYYATQVGVRPPTFAIFVNEKELFHFSYQRYIENKLRENFGYEGTPLKIYVREKNRK; encoded by the coding sequence ATGAATCCAATAGTAGCAATAGTTGGAAGACCAAATGTCGGGAAATCGACATTATTTAATAGGATTGCTGGAGAAAGAATCGCAATAGTTGAGGATACCCCAGGAGTTACGAGAGATAGAATATATGCTCAGGCAGAATGGGTGAGTAAGCACTTTACAATTATAGATACTGGAGGAATAGAGCCGGATTCTGAGGAGCTGATTCCTAAAAAAATGAGACAACAAGCAGAGCTGGCTATGGATATGGCTCAGGTAATTCTATTTGTAGTAGATGGAAAAGCTGGACTTACTCCATCAGATAGAGATGTTGCACTTATGCTGCTAAAAACTAAGAAGCCAGTGCTTTTAGTAGTAAACAAAGTAGACAATAAAAATCTACCAGATGATTTTTATGATTTTTATGAGCTAGGTTTTGGAGAACCAATACCAGTATCTTCAAGTATAGGTCTTGGAACGGGAGATTTACTAGATGAAGTTGTTAAAAACTTCCCACAGGATATGGATACTGAGCTAGATGAAGATGTTGTAAAGGTAGCTATTGTTGGAAAACCAAATGCAGGAAAATCTTCGATTCTAAATAGACTTATTGGAGAAGAAAGAGTTATAGTAAGTCCGATAGCAGGAACTACTAGAGATGCAATTGACACCTATATAGAAATGGATGGAAAAAAATATCTGTTCATAGATACTGCAGGGATTAGAAGAAAAAGCAAGGTTTACGAAAATATTGAAAAATACTCAGTTATTCGTGCTTATGCTTCAGTAGAAAAAGCCGATGTAGTTTTAACTGTTATAGATGCGACTGAAGGAATTTCTGAGCAGGATAGTAAAATTGCAGGGCTGGCACATGACGCTGGAAAGGCGTCAATAGTTGTAGTAAATAAATGGGATTTAATTGAAAAGGATAATCACTCAGTAAAGGAATATACTAAAAAAATTAGAGAAGAGCTACCATTTATGCAATACTGCCCTATTCTTTTTGTATCAGCACTTACTTCACAAAGAATGGGAAAAATAAAAGAAACTGTAGATTTCATTTTTGATGAGGCATCAAAGCGTGTAGCTACAGGAGTACTAAATGATGTAATCGGAGAGGCTGTAATGATGAACCAACCTCCATCTGATAAAGGTAAGCGTCTTAAGATATACTATGCAACTCAAGTAGGGGTAAGACCACCAACGTTTGCAATTTTTGTAAACGAAAAAGAGCTATTCCACTTTTCTTATCAGAGATATATTGAGAATAAACTAAGAGAAAACTTTGGATATGAAGGAACTCCTCTTAAAATATACGTAAGAGAAAAAAATAGAAAATAG
- a CDS encoding DUF512 domain-containing protein, with translation MELKKMKFENKITKIEPDSIAEELEIEVGDILVAINAQKIEDIIEYQFLEADEYIELEIEKQSGEHIIYEIDKDIDEALGLEFENPIIDSVKTCRNKCIFCFIDQLPEGMRETLYFKDDDSRLSFLQGNFITMTNMGDKEIDKMIKYRISPVNVSVHTTNPILRANMLGNRFAGDVLDKMKRLKTADITMNAQIVLVPDVNDKEELDKTINDLASLYPQLNSVAIVPIGITKYRENLCKVEIFDKESANEVINQIEKIQNELLDKLGTRFAFLSDEFYVMANRNLPTKEAYEGYVQLENGVGLISKLEHEIYEELEKTPKFPINRHISIATGKSAFEFINSMAKLIMKEFEGLKIDVHMISNEFFGETITVAGLITASDIEKQLKDKNLGQELIIPRSMMKADEDIFLDNITLDELKQRLKIEIIISEVEGRDFIDKLVGRVQKN, from the coding sequence GTGGAACTAAAAAAAATGAAGTTTGAAAACAAAATAACTAAAATAGAGCCAGATTCTATTGCAGAGGAACTGGAAATAGAAGTAGGAGATATCTTAGTTGCAATAAATGCGCAAAAAATTGAAGATATAATAGAATATCAGTTTCTTGAAGCTGATGAATATATTGAGCTTGAAATAGAAAAGCAATCTGGAGAACATATTATATATGAAATTGATAAGGATATAGATGAAGCCTTGGGCTTAGAATTTGAAAATCCAATTATAGATTCAGTTAAAACCTGTAGAAATAAATGTATTTTTTGCTTTATAGATCAGCTTCCAGAGGGTATGAGAGAAACACTATACTTTAAAGATGATGATTCTAGGCTTTCGTTTTTGCAGGGGAATTTTATAACTATGACAAATATGGGCGATAAAGAAATTGATAAAATGATAAAATATAGAATAAGCCCAGTAAATGTGTCTGTACACACAACAAATCCAATACTTAGAGCAAATATGCTTGGCAATAGATTTGCAGGAGATGTACTGGATAAAATGAAACGACTTAAGACTGCAGACATAACTATGAATGCTCAAATTGTACTTGTGCCAGATGTAAATGACAAAGAGGAGCTAGATAAAACCATAAATGATTTAGCTAGCCTATATCCTCAGCTTAACAGTGTTGCTATAGTTCCAATAGGAATAACAAAGTATAGAGAAAATTTATGCAAGGTTGAAATTTTTGATAAAGAATCAGCAAACGAGGTTATAAATCAGATTGAAAAAATTCAAAATGAGCTATTGGATAAATTAGGAACTAGGTTTGCTTTTCTATCTGATGAATTTTATGTGATGGCAAATAGAAATCTTCCAACAAAAGAAGCTTATGAAGGCTATGTGCAATTAGAAAATGGAGTTGGGCTTATATCGAAATTAGAACATGAAATTTATGAAGAGCTTGAAAAAACACCTAAATTTCCTATAAATAGGCATATTTCTATAGCGACAGGAAAAAGTGCTTTTGAGTTTATAAATAGTATGGCTAAGCTCATCATGAAAGAATTTGAAGGTCTAAAAATTGATGTGCATATGATTAGCAACGAGTTTTTTGGCGAAACCATAACAGTAGCTGGATTAATAACGGCTAGTGATATTGAAAAGCAGTTAAAGGATAAGAACCTTGGACAAGAGCTAATTATACCAAGAAGTATGATGAAAGCTGATGAAGACATTTTTCTGGATAATATTACTCTAGATGAACTCAAGCAAAGACTGAAAATAGAAATTATCATATCAGAGGTTGAAGGAAGAGACTTTATAGATAAGCTTGTAGGAAGAGTACAAAAGAATTAG
- a CDS encoding sensor histidine kinase, whose product MTMEAIMNVLVFLLAAATILMGKYTLSLRRYVKELGKAYDEVTKGNYMAQINSSFSGDLGKAGKSFNLMTKEIYGNIETLKDRNSKLKAILKSISNGIVAIDKEQNVLLMNKAAKNIFDYHETDYEGRPFEMIVKDQRLLLCILDLFHKRERAHTQLHLGTVDYKINVDPIRLDDNDKIVIGAIVNIEDITERIKLETIRSDFVANVTHELKTPLTSINGFVETLKSNAGINKAMRTKFLDIIEVESNRLQRLIDDILILSFIEGNKSHYSNEPVNLADIINECINLVSETIKDKNVTIEFSPMDNEIYLKSNPDLMKQLILNLIDNAIKYSKEEGFVRLTLLEDSKKILFSVEDDGIGIPSEDIDRIFERFYRVDKARSKKVGGTGLGLAIVKHIVLNLNGNIKVHSELNKGSKFIIEFPKNDKDDSK is encoded by the coding sequence ATGACAATGGAAGCCATTATGAATGTTTTAGTTTTTCTGTTAGCAGCAGCGACTATTCTAATGGGCAAGTATACTCTTTCACTTAGAAGATATGTAAAAGAGCTAGGAAAAGCTTATGATGAAGTAACTAAGGGAAATTATATGGCCCAGATAAATTCATCATTTTCTGGAGATTTAGGTAAGGCTGGAAAAAGCTTTAACCTTATGACTAAAGAAATATATGGTAATATAGAAACACTCAAAGATAGAAACTCAAAGCTTAAAGCAATATTAAAAAGCATATCAAATGGTATAGTTGCAATAGATAAAGAACAAAATGTACTTCTTATGAATAAGGCAGCTAAAAATATCTTTGATTACCATGAAACTGATTACGAAGGAAGACCTTTCGAAATGATAGTAAAGGATCAGAGATTGCTTTTATGTATTTTGGATTTGTTTCATAAAAGAGAAAGAGCGCATACCCAGCTTCATCTTGGAACGGTTGATTATAAAATAAATGTAGACCCAATTAGACTCGATGACAATGATAAGATTGTAATAGGTGCTATAGTAAATATCGAAGACATAACAGAGAGAATAAAGCTTGAAACAATTAGAAGTGATTTTGTTGCAAATGTTACTCATGAGCTCAAAACTCCACTAACTTCAATAAATGGCTTTGTCGAAACCTTAAAATCAAATGCTGGAATTAATAAAGCTATGAGAACAAAATTCTTAGATATAATTGAGGTTGAATCCAATAGGCTTCAAAGATTAATTGATGATATACTTATACTATCTTTTATTGAAGGCAACAAAAGCCATTATTCAAATGAACCAGTAAACTTGGCTGATATAATAAATGAATGTATAAATTTAGTTTCTGAAACAATAAAGGACAAAAATGTAACTATAGAGTTCAGCCCTATGGACAATGAGATTTATTTAAAATCCAATCCTGATTTGATGAAACAGCTGATACTGAATCTTATCGACAATGCTATAAAATATTCTAAGGAAGAAGGCTTTGTAAGGCTGACACTGCTTGAGGATTCTAAAAAGATTCTTTTCTCGGTTGAAGATGATGGAATAGGTATACCAAGTGAAGATATTGATAGAATTTTTGAGAGATTCTATAGAGTAGATAAAGCTAGAAGCAAAAAAGTCGGAGGAACAGGTTTGGGGCTTGCAATTGTAAAGCATATAGTGTTAAACTTAAATGGTAATATAAAAGTTCATAGTGAGCTTAATAAGGGAAGTAAATTTATTATTGAATTTCCAAAAAACGATAAAGATGACTCCAAATAA
- a CDS encoding response regulator transcription factor, giving the protein MNKKVLIVDDEENIVELLKFNMELKGYEVEYAYDGEEALKKAKDIKPALILLDLMLPIMDGTKVCSKIREDEELKDTPIIMLTAKNMEKDKIYGLELGADDYITKPFSIKELMARVKAVTRRYAAPSQPIMDTSLEIGELYIDMENYEVFKRNEKIDLTLKEFELLKLLALNRGKVLTRNYLLDKIWGYEYFGETRTVDVHIRHLRKKIEDNDKKPQYIETIRGVGYKIK; this is encoded by the coding sequence ATGAATAAAAAAGTATTAATTGTAGATGACGAAGAAAATATAGTTGAGCTTCTGAAGTTTAATATGGAGCTTAAAGGATACGAAGTTGAATATGCCTACGATGGAGAAGAAGCTTTAAAAAAAGCAAAGGATATAAAACCAGCATTAATTTTACTCGATTTGATGCTACCTATTATGGACGGGACAAAGGTTTGCAGTAAGATAAGAGAAGATGAAGAGTTAAAAGATACACCAATAATCATGCTTACAGCTAAAAATATGGAAAAAGACAAAATTTATGGCCTTGAGCTAGGTGCTGATGATTATATCACTAAGCCATTTTCCATAAAGGAATTGATGGCTAGAGTAAAAGCTGTCACTAGAAGATATGCAGCTCCGAGCCAGCCTATTATGGACACAAGCTTAGAAATAGGTGAGCTTTATATTGACATGGAAAATTATGAGGTTTTTAAAAGAAATGAGAAAATTGATTTAACCCTAAAGGAGTTTGAATTATTAAAGCTTCTTGCGTTAAACAGAGGAAAGGTTCTAACTAGAAATTATCTTCTAGATAAAATATGGGGATATGAATATTTTGGAGAAACTAGAACTGTAGATGTCCACATAAGGCATTTGAGAAAAAAAATAGAGGATAACGATAAAAAACCTCAGTATATAGAAACTATAAGAGGAGTGGGGTATAAGATAAAATGA
- the nrdR gene encoding transcriptional regulator NrdR: MKCPYCDFDTSKVVDSRPIEEGNSIRRRRECENCKRRFTTYEKIEQVNVMVVKKDGAREFFDREKILKGIIRSCEKRPISIKQMENIVTDIEKEIVNMMQREISSEEIGNLVMDKLKDIDEVSYVRFASVYRQFKDVNSFLDELKNIIEEKSKK; this comes from the coding sequence ATGAAATGCCCTTACTGTGATTTTGATACATCAAAGGTTGTTGATTCACGACCTATTGAGGAAGGCAATTCCATAAGACGAAGAAGAGAATGTGAAAATTGTAAAAGAAGATTTACTACCTATGAGAAAATTGAGCAAGTAAATGTAATGGTAGTTAAAAAAGATGGAGCAAGAGAGTTCTTTGACAGAGAAAAAATTTTAAAGGGAATAATTAGATCCTGTGAAAAAAGACCGATATCAATAAAGCAGATGGAAAATATAGTTACTGATATAGAAAAAGAAATAGTAAATATGATGCAAAGAGAAATTTCCAGTGAAGAAATTGGAAATCTAGTTATGGATAAACTCAAAGATATAGATGAAGTAAGCTATGTTAGATTTGCTTCTGTATATAGGCAGTTCAAGGATGTGAATAGCTTTTTGGATGAACTGAAAAATATAATAGAGGAAAAAAGCAAAAAATAG
- the ftsZ gene encoding cell division protein FtsZ: MLQFDISTNDSKEKIRIVGVGGGGGNAVNRMIHAGIVGVEYIAVNTDSQALNKSEAESKLQIGEKLTRGLGAGANPEIGQKAAEESIEDIKNSLDGTDMIFITAGMGGGTGTGAAPVVARIAKELNILTVGIVTKPFFFEGPQKMKKAEKGIDELKKNVDTLIVIPNDRILEICSKDTKMEDAFEMANEVLKQGVKGITDIIKVPGLINVDFADVRTTMLDRGIAHMGTGKAKGENRALEAAKAAIHSPLLETTVKGAKAVLLNVTASKDTFTIHEFNEASKFITEAVNRDDSEIIVGTAYSEDAGDEISITVIATGFDGHPGGLESKTFNLLDEAEVAEEEIIAEEEETKEEVESLELPPWLVRTNKK, from the coding sequence ATGCTACAATTTGATATTAGTACCAATGACAGCAAAGAAAAAATAAGAATAGTAGGGGTTGGCGGCGGAGGAGGAAACGCTGTTAACAGAATGATTCATGCAGGAATAGTAGGGGTTGAATATATAGCTGTTAACACAGACTCTCAGGCTCTTAACAAATCAGAAGCTGAATCAAAACTTCAAATTGGAGAAAAGCTAACTAGAGGGTTAGGTGCAGGAGCAAATCCTGAAATTGGACAAAAAGCTGCTGAGGAGAGTATTGAGGATATCAAAAATTCTCTAGACGGTACAGATATGATTTTTATTACTGCAGGTATGGGAGGCGGAACAGGAACTGGAGCAGCTCCTGTTGTAGCTAGAATAGCAAAAGAATTAAATATACTTACAGTAGGAATAGTTACAAAGCCGTTCTTTTTTGAAGGACCTCAAAAAATGAAAAAAGCAGAAAAGGGAATTGACGAACTTAAGAAAAATGTTGATACCTTAATTGTTATACCAAACGACAGAATATTAGAAATCTGTTCTAAAGATACAAAAATGGAAGACGCTTTTGAAATGGCAAATGAAGTACTTAAGCAAGGCGTTAAGGGTATTACAGACATAATTAAAGTACCTGGACTTATCAACGTAGACTTTGCAGATGTTAGAACTACGATGCTTGACAGAGGAATTGCCCATATGGGTACTGGAAAAGCTAAGGGAGAAAACAGAGCTCTTGAAGCTGCAAAAGCAGCTATTCATAGTCCATTACTTGAGACTACTGTTAAGGGTGCAAAAGCTGTGCTACTAAATGTTACTGCATCTAAGGATACTTTTACAATACACGAGTTTAATGAAGCTTCTAAGTTTATTACTGAAGCTGTAAATAGAGATGATTCTGAGATAATAGTTGGAACGGCTTATAGTGAGGATGCAGGAGATGAAATAAGCATCACTGTTATAGCTACAGGATTTGATGGACATCCAGGAGGATTGGAATCAAAGACCTTTAATCTGCTAGATGAGGCCGAAGTGGCCGAGGAGGAAATAATAGCAGAAGAGGAAGAAACAAAGGAAGAAGTAGAAAGTCTTGAGCTTCCTCCGTGGTTAGTTAGAACCAACAAGAAATAA
- a CDS encoding small basic family protein, translating into MIWAIIGLALGVVVGYYVPFTYPDNYSLYVSVAILAAMDSVFGAIRSSMENTYDNLMFITGFFTNAILAGFLAYLGDRLGVPLYYAPIIVFGGRLFQNFASIRRLIFNKLYSSKKRTMTKELE; encoded by the coding sequence ATGATTTGGGCTATTATTGGATTAGCACTAGGTGTTGTAGTTGGTTACTATGTGCCATTTACTTACCCTGATAACTATTCACTTTACGTTTCAGTAGCAATACTTGCTGCGATGGATTCGGTTTTTGGTGCTATAAGGTCATCTATGGAAAATACCTATGATAATCTTATGTTCATCACAGGTTTTTTTACTAATGCAATACTAGCTGGATTTTTAGCTTACCTTGGAGATAGGCTAGGAGTACCTTTGTATTATGCGCCTATTATTGTGTTTGGTGGAAGGCTATTCCAAAATTTTGCATCTATAAGAAGACTTATTTTTAATAAACTTTACTCATCAAAAAAGAGAACAATGACAAAAGAACTAGAATAA